TTGATAAACATCGCAGTACTTAGATGGGGTTTATTTTGAGTGACAACTGAATCGGAAGCATCCATCCTGTTTTGTACAGTTGCTGCTAATGTACGTTCGTAAGAAGATGCCTTTCTCCAAATATCATTCAATAATAGAATACGCGattcatttaaatcttGTAGTAAATCCAAACATTCTGGGACATCTTGGAAATAATACTTATCTTTAATTCTATTGCtttgattaattttaattaaatatgaatttttggaaatattCATCTCTGCCTCCTtttcattcaatttattcTGATTCTTGGTACCTGGGgattttgtatttttatttcttgcGTTCTCCATCGCCACACAAGATGCATCATAGTCCTTTTTCcctttttctaattcttgtACTGACGAGGTTTTCTTTTGGGTAATTTCGTTTTGAAATGCTTCGATTTTAGTTAAAGTAATATCACATTTACCAAATAGTCCAGCAATTTGAGCTGCAACTTGAGACTCAAATTGTTGTCCCAATTTACCATGATCCTTGGACACTAATTCAGTTTGAGTTAGAATCTCATTCCAAGTAACTACGGTAGCAGCTTCAATTGAACCAGGTGTAGTAGAAGGAGTATCACCTACAGATAACCCCACAGTTGAAGCACTTTTCTTGTTGAAATATTCACTTGTCAACTGAGAAAGTTTCAAACTGTATTCTCTTTCAATTTCTGCTCGCTTCTTATAAAATGTTTCCAGTTCCCTTAaccattttatattattttgtacCCATGAATGTGTATTCTTATATGAATCTTTCAATTCGTTACCGATCGATAATTGAACAGTGCTCATAGTTAAATTTACTCTCGATTAAACTGAATTTGAATACAAGGTAAACTAAAAGTGGCCTACAACAATTAACTCTAATTTATGAATTTCAATTACAAAAGTTTCGAATTGGTATATATTAACTATATTTCATAACAATGAATATGCATAAACCCATTTGTAAATTCTTATATCTGTACTAATAGGCTCGTAATTTCAACGGGGCATAAAGCGATTGATTTTTCAGGTTTTCACATATCTGCTATAGTGGTGTTAAAAGATTGAAACTAAAAATGAGAATGTACGTAAAGATCATCTAACtacaaatatttagaatagatagaaattatttatttgagtTATTACTTGATGATAACCTAGAAtaaaagtttcaattttagGTCCACATCTGTAAcaactttcttttcatttctaaAAAAAGGAATTGTATTATATACGCTGAATCATAAATAGACCATCATTATCGTAAACTGAAGAACacgaatatatattactaCCAATGTCAACTCCGCCAATTCAAACTGGACAGGTTTTAACTAGTCAACAGAAAGCACAACAGTTTAAATTATTCGAGGACTCCTTGCCTAAAGTTAATCAATTAGCATTCCAGCTACTACTTAATGAAGTTGTACCATTATCGATGGcagttgaagaaaaagtatttgatgataaaatCCAAGTAAATGAATCGGAAGACCAGACAAATCAAAAAGCTGAGGATGTAGATAATTCAGATGCTTCCAATATTACAAAGGATATCGAAGATAAACTTCATATAACTCCCGAATTGGATTTACCTTCACATGTGTTAATCCATCAGATTTCTACTACCAATGCTGAAAAAAGGGAAGGTGTAATAAAACGTTTACAATCTATTGGTTTTAATATAGGTAGCAAGTTGACAGAATTATTAGTATTTAAGAACAACCCCAACATTCGATTTAAAGATGCAGAAGTGcttctaataatgaaatttatcTGTAGGGACGTGTGGAAACAAATTTACGGGAAACAAATAGACAATCTAAAGACTAATCATAGGGGTACTTTTTATCTCTTTGATTACGATTACAGACCAATTAGAAATTTTGTAGTTGATGGGGACATCTCTGACCCAAGTCTTCTGGAGAAAGAAACATCATTAGCGCAACCCTTCTTAGAAATACCTATTGGTATCATAACTGGTGTGTTGTCTTCATTGGGTTTTAAATCAGAAGTAGTTGCATGCAAGGCATCATTTGTTGACAAACCAGATGGTACATCTAAATTAAACTTTCCAAAGGGTGTGAGTTTTCATATACAAATAGTGAATCAATAGTTATAtcagataataataattaactTAAATCAGCATTACTTATAAATAAAGTATCCTTTAACACCTAATGAATGATTACTTTTTGCTTAGTTTATAAACaaagtatatattaataatgggaatatataaacaaatGAAACAAGTCTATTTCTACAAGCCAAGCTTTACcctttaaaatttatgtCGTTGAAATGAACACGCTCATGGAATggctgctgctgctgctgttgttgttgttgtagTTGGTGTTGTTGTTGAATAACTCTACCATGTTGTGTCATACCTTTTGGAACACCTTGTTGTTCTAAATTGAAGTCAAATTCATTAGAATTTGGTATACCGGTTAGATTTTGCTGTTGGTTTTGAATTGGGGCAAATTCATAATTAACACCACCAATTTTGTCACTTTGTAAATTATGTGTCGGAGATGGTAATTTCACCATCTCCTTGCTTGGATCCATCAGGACCGTTGTGTTGTCTGGCATCATGTGACCAGGCATACTTAAACTACCTGGTATAGTTAAACCATTAATGTTTCCTAATTGTTGAGCTTGGAGAATTTGCGAATTTCCAGTACCACTTAGTCTCGATGACATTGAAATGCTAATACCATTATTGGCATTTTTACCTCTGCCTTTAATACCTTTATTCGAATTCTTATAAATTGTAGCCAGGTATTCCAGCaattctctttcttcttttggAATATCGGTGTTTTCATTCATTGATGCCAATTTACTAGTTAGTCGCATCAATGTTTTCAAATGGAATCTATTCTGATGAGCTTTCATATTACCTAGCTGTGTGAATgatttattacaattttcTAACTTGCAAATATATGGTTTTAATTTCTGGTGAGTCAATGCATGTGCAGCCAGATTTCCCTTTCTTGAGAATCGTTTGCCACACATTTCACAGTTGTAAGGTTTTTCACCAGTATGCAGTCTTTGATGAGTTCTTAAATTACCACCTTGAGTGAATCTTTTCCCGCAGAACTCACATTGGAATGGTTTGTACCCTATGTGTGACCTAACGTGAACCTCCAGATGTGTTGATTGGGTGAAGAATCTATGACAGTATGGACATTCGTGTTGTTTCATTCCATGTGATGATTTTGGTTTCTCCACACCACCTACCAGCTGATTCGAAGGCGGTAGAATATCTGTTGTGCGATCTAGAATCAGTTCACCATTATCTGTAgtcttaattttttcagtGACACCTTTCTTCCTTGCTTCAATAATTAACATCAGTTGATCGACCTTTGTAACACCAAGTAAACCTCTTGAAGTGTCTGTCGATTGTGGCCCCAAACCCGCAGCATCATTTTGCAATTTAACATCCAGATACaatttgttattattactattattattattattattcaagtATACTGCATTTTCCTTGTCCAAATCTGGACTAACATTTTGCAGATTTTGTTTCGATTTAGTTTCATCCTTATTCCCAGTTGCAGCAGCACTATTGTTCCTCCCcttctttgaatttttccTTGGTTTCCTTGtcttttgtttctttgCTGGTGGCTGAGTTGCTGTTTCCTGTACCCTCTGCTGGGGATAATTTGTCATAATTTGTTGCAATTGCGGGTACATCAGCCCCTGTCCGTTAATCAGTTGCTGCTGGGGTTGCAAAGTGCCTTGTTGTGGCATTGCCGAGACACTCGGACGCTGATACTGATATTGCTGTTGTGCCAAGACGTTGGCAGGCGGCATATTTGCTGCCCTGATAATACTGGAATTTCTTCTAAACTGGAAATCTAGATC
The sequence above is drawn from the Tetrapisispora phaffii CBS 4417 chromosome 2, complete genome genome and encodes:
- the TRS33 gene encoding Trs33p (similar to Saccharomyces cerevisiae TRS33 (YOR115C); ancestral locus Anc_2.160); translated protein: MSTPPIQTGQVLTSQQKAQQFKLFEDSLPKVNQLAFQLLLNEVVPLSMAVEEKVFDDKIQVNESEDQTNQKAEDVDNSDASNITKDIEDKLHITPELDLPSHVLIHQISTTNAEKREGVIKRLQSIGFNIGSKLTELLVFKNNPNIRFKDAEVLLIMKFICRDVWKQIYGKQIDNLKTNHRGTFYLFDYDYRPIRNFVVDGDISDPSLLEKETSLAQPFLEIPIGIITGVLSSLGFKSEVVACKASFVDKPDGTSKLNFPKGVSFHIQIVNQ
- the AZF1 gene encoding Azf1p (similar to Saccharomyces cerevisiae AZF1 (YOR113W); ancestral locus Anc_2.162) produces the protein MANKKSNSNKSGVSNNQDDNYSESKLDDPRRDSLSIFSVNNQPRLSNTEVSIASFLNIADQNATSSDNNNTNNSSGGMSAKANTSQNKSAGAKSAQKSSNSISKGSVVGGAANPNMMNPDMSAIGRGFSIVNSMWPQQPQQQMKQSNNNNNSNYNNGNQGQFQIPQSRNNSLKFPVDDLDFQFRRNSSIIRAANMPPANVLAQQQYQYQRPSVSAMPQQGTLQPQQQLINGQGLMYPQLQQIMTNYPQQRVQETATQPPAKKQKTRKPRKNSKKGRNNSAAATGNKDETKSKQNLQNVSPDLDKENAVYLNNNNNNSNNNKLYLDVKLQNDAAGLGPQSTDTSRGLLGVTKVDQLMLIIEARKKGVTEKIKTTDNGELILDRTTDILPPSNQLVGGVEKPKSSHGMKQHECPYCHRFFTQSTHLEVHVRSHIGYKPFQCEFCGKRFTQGGNLRTHQRLHTGEKPYNCEMCGKRFSRKGNLAAHALTHQKLKPYICKLENCNKSFTQLGNMKAHQNRFHLKTLMRLTSKLASMNENTDIPKEERELLEYLATIYKNSNKGIKGRGKNANNGISISMSSRLSGTGNSQILQAQQLGNINGLTIPGSLSMPGHMMPDNTTVLMDPSKEMVKLPSPTHNLQSDKIGGVNYEFAPIQNQQQNLTGIPNSNEFDFNLEQQGVPKGMTQHGRVIQQQHQLQQQQQQQQQPFHERVHFNDINFKG